The genomic segment GCAGCGAGGACTGTCGTTAGGCAGGTCGGTTCTGTTGCTCTGTGCTGGGCAATTCCCGTGCTAAAGAGACCCTGCCCTCCTAGGCTGATAGGTCCCTAAGGTCCCCAAATACAGTCAAAAGGACAAAGGGCTGGGCCAGAGCTCTACACAGCACGGTAAAAACACACCTCTGGGACAGCTGTGTTAATGTTACACACTCGTCGGAGTTTGTATGTCAGTATTTCCTGTGTTGCTCCTTTGGAGAACACagtgttttttaagaaaaaaaattgagttacggagtttctgctgtggcacagcagggtcTATGGCACCTCTGCAGCCCCAgcacacaggttccatcctgagcccagcatagtgggttaaaggatcgggggcataggtcacacctgtggcttggatcggatccctggcccaggaactccatgtgctgcagggcagccaaaaaagaaaataaatacataaataaagttaCGAATAACATACAGTGTTATATGAGTTTTGCTAACTCATTAGGTCATAGAGACCCCCCACTTGGGCCCCAGCCCCGCCAAGGCTGCCTACCTCCGTGGGGAAGTAACCAGCATTCAAACTGAAGCTCAGATGGAAGCAGCACAGCTCTACCCAATGGCCGGAGCATGGAGAAGCAGCAGCGTAGTTCATAACTGAGTTCCTCACCCCACAGACGATTAAGGCCGGATTTTAAGGGCAAGGTTGATGAGGAGGAGGCATACGCATTTTTCCCTGGGAGTAGGCGGGCTTCTTCCTGAAACTGGGCTGCCGCCTCTTTCTGCCCCCGTACGGCCCTTTGGCACGTGAGCCCCAAGTGGGTTGAAACATCACGAAGCGCACAGACTGAGCTCTTCCTCCCCCTCGTGGGTGGTGGTGAGTTACTCAGGAGTCCACACCGCCAGCCTTCTGGTTCCATCCAGTCTAAGCTTTACGTGCTTGTCGCCATACAGTTAACTGCTTCCACTCGGCGTGGGTTTCATTAGCTACCGAACATCTCAAAGGACGTGGCCCGGGGTAGTATCTATGCCCTTGCAGAGGAACGAAAGGCCCTTGATTTGGGTTAATGGCTAAAccgttattattttgtcttgcttggcTGTGTTCCTTTATTGCTGAGTTTTCTCACTTCTCCAGTGAAATGTATACTCTGCAACCTGGGGAAGGCCTAGAGGGCTGAcatttttctacagacaagaggcaGGTGGGGGAACCGGGTCAAATGTGTCCCAGGAAGGCTCCATAGGGTCCCCCTTAGgtatagtttcaggtgtacaatgtagtgatttgatattttatacATGATGAAATGATCTCATGGCTTCAAATGCTCTGTGTCTCACGGGGAGAATTGGGTTAGGATTTGTATGGCAATGGTTCAAGAGCAGTGTTTCTGAGAAGCATCAGGGTGTGTGCAGAGGCTGTATTCCTTTAATCTGGCCTCGGGGGTCTCCTGTTGAGCTTCTGGGGTTCCCTAGGTCTTCAGACTGTGGCCTTcgctctggaatgaagaatgcttcctCACGTAGTGGTCATCTTCCCCTTCGGTGGGGGTTTCTAGTTCTGCAGAGGAGCTCAAAGCTACCGTTGTGTGTGTCTCTTGTGGTGGCACCAGGACTCTGTCCCAAGGCGGCCCCTTTGTTTCTTGCCTGGTCctgccttttctctgcatcccctccctcctctgattAGCAGGAGTTTGAACCtgccttttggaactcagggaaggtcatggagtcTGAAGTCCATTCCCTACTAGCAGGACATGGGGGGACTCAGAAAGAGgtctgtgcccaggagccccacagggtcctgcttggtctCAACATCGCAGAaaggaaatcatacaatatgtgactTCTGGACACTGGATTCTTTCGTGCAACATCGTGCCCTTGAGATTCATCCAAGCAGCTTTATGAATGGACCCTAGTTCCTTTCTACTGCAAAGCAGTAGGTGGTTGTAGGGATTTCCTCTCGTTTGTTTCCTCTTTCACCCTGAAGAGCGTTTAGCTTATTTCCATTTCTGGGCAGTTACGCCTGAAGCCTCTATACTCATCCATGTGCAGGGTTTGGACGAATGTACATTTCCTACATAGTTACGGTAAGAATAACTAAAATCCTCCAAGAAAGATAGAAATAGGTCAAATCGCGTGAGGAAGGACAACAGAAAATGGACGAGGTGTGGCTAACAGGGACCCTGAATAGAATGGGTCAGGCCAGTCACGGTAGACTGCGGGTCAAGTCATATACTCCGTGCCTTAGGAAAACCACAAACACAACCTCTGAGAACTCTTGACGCCACTAAAATTCCCATCTGGAAAGCCCATAGGGAGCAGCTGTGGCCGTACCTTGGCCTCTGCATGCCGGTGCCCAATACAACTGCGGAGACGGAGGTTTGGGGGAAGGAGAAACAGAGAGATTTTAcggctttgccaggcaaagggagccACCGTAGCCTAATGCCTTGAAGCCTATGCCCCCCTTGGAAGAGATTGGGAGGAGggtttatagtttggggagtggaaaataaggCAGCAGAGAAGGGCCAGAGGAGAGGCCAGCTTGCcctgtctttcaaagctggtgtttcgTGGCCCTGGACTGGTTCTGATAGTTCTTCCGTTTGTTGGGGGTttgagttctgcagaaaggctcaaagatctGATTGGGTCTGTCCCTTAAGGAGGAATGGGGACCCTGCCTCGAGGCTGTGCTATTGTCTCTCCACTGCTCCTCCCCgctctctgcatcccctcccttccctgattagcagctgccCATTGTAATGCAGGTCCATggaggtcctggaggctgaagcttattccctgcAAACAAGAAAGGGAGGCTGCAGAAGGGCTTGGGTGCCtcggagccccacagggccctgctcagttacggAAGCAATCACTGAAAACTTGGCAGTCAGACTGCAAGGACTTGTGGTCGGGCTTCAGGGGCCATCCAGTCCCCTTCCAGGTATCCCAGCTGTGGCCTCTGTGGTCCTTGCTCTTGAATATCCCTCCATCTCTCatccctgcccaccccaggaGCGTACTTTTCCTTGTAGCCCAAGGCTGGGTATCTTTGCCAACAACAGAGCTATCCTTTTTGCATCCAGATGACTTTGATTCTTTTCTGGGATGCATTTCTAAGTTAGAATGATATGACCCAGGAGGGAGCTCTGGGGACTCTATGGAAAGTGTGTATTGAATTTTATAAAGAAGGGCCAAACTATTTTCTAGAGTCCTCCTACAACTTTGCATTTCTATTAGCAATCATAAACGAGTTCCGCTTCCTCCACAAACAATATAGCACTTGatggtatttgtttgtttgtttttggttttgttttcattttttgtcattCTATTAGGTGCCTACTTTTATATCATCAGGattctaatttgcatttattttatagataattatGTTGAAacccttttcatgtgcttatttgccattctTATCTTCTCTTTGGGGAAATACAAGTCAAGgtgcttatgtattttttaaagtgttatttgtttttaaattgttgaatttTGATAATTCTTTATATAGTCTTGAAAATGTGATTGGTGAATGTTTCTCTTAGGCTGCAGCTcgtctttttttaaacattatgatTTTCATACCTGTGAAATATATATGGTGAAAATTCAATTTGCAATAgggatgaaataagaaaaatttattcCAGCCAAACTAAGGATTATAATTCATGAGACAgactctcagaaagctctgagaactgttctgccCACTACAAGTCAAGGCACAGTTATGTAAGTGTTTTGAGACAGAGAGCTATACATTCAATGAGGTATTATTAACAGTTTACATAATCCAGATCTAAGCTTCCTTGTTGTGGGTCACATGAGTCCTTCCAAGGCCAAGAGGAAATGTTGTCTTCGAAGGAGCTGTCTTGTTGATGCTGGGAGAGTGGGGCTGTCTACCTTGGAGCAGGTATTCTAGCCCCTGGGGGATGGTTCGGCAGATACAGAAAGTGGATACACAATGCACAGTAGGGCAAGAGAGGAGACCAAagggcagagatttttgtttaaatttctcttgccttttcatAAACATATGACTCTTATTTCATatgccttaaaatataaattttgtttcaGAGAGATcataatttgatctttttttttttttttttttttgtctttttgccatttcttgggctgctcccgcggcatatggaaattcccaggctaggggtctaatcggagccgaagccactggcttacgccagagccgcaacaaccaggatctgagctgcatctgcaacctacaccacagctcatggcaacaccagatccttaacccactgagcaaggccagggattgaaccctcaacttcatggttcctagtcggattcgttaaccattgcaccacaacgggaactcctgatcatgcTTTTGATGTCAGGCATAAGAAATCTTTGAGTAAGCCCAGATTATGAATAGTTATCCTATAGTTAtcctatgttttaattttaagttattattattgtcaaaaaaatgaaggcacagagttcccgttgtggctcaacggattAAAGACCCGACAtcgtctctctgaggatgtgggtttgattcctggcctcactcggttaagcatctggcgttgccgttgccacaagctgcagtgtacgtcacaggtgtggcctccaatctggtgtggccatagctgtggcataggcctgcagctgcagctccaattcaacccctggcccaggaatatccatatgccacaggtgcagccataaaaagaaaaaaaaatctattattattattattgttattttacattttgcttcAAGATTTATGAGTGAAATCTTGTGCAATTATTTAGAAGGTGTGAAATTAAGTTGCTTTTTTTGGTACACGCCTGTCTAATTTTCTGatgccatttgttgaaaatatgttCTGGATTAAGTGACTATTTCATTGGTGTAAAAAAATGACTTCTTGTTCAGATCTGATGTGTAAAGAACTTGAAACTATCACTTCTTTCCTTAAAGTAAAAGCTAGACAATCTGAAaatcagtgccttttttttttgagagtcatTGTAGTTATAGATCACAAATCTGAACCTCTCTGTCTCTCGGTCGAGGTCCAGTGGGCTTTGGCGACAGTGTTGCCCCAAGGCCAGTGGCTCCTGAGGCGCCACTCATGCCATAGCCACCGTGGCCATGCCTGCTCCTGAGCAACCCTGGCTCTTCACCCAAGTTCAAGCACATTTTGCCCAAACCCGCACTTGGTCTCACCACCACACTGCCAGGGGGCCCCCAAGGGATCTCCTCTTTCAAGGCCTTTTCTTGAAGTCATCATAGAATAGATTACAGGGCAAATCACCACCCGCAAATGGAGGGGGTTTTGAGCTCCTACTTAGGACCCTGGACCAGAATAAAGGGATTGATGACAAAAGGGAAAAGTGTATTTAAATCCCCTATCGCCTTTATTCATCTCTACCTCTAGTGTCTTCTAtgtggacacatttttttttggtcttttttttttttcattttagggctgcaccctcagcttatggaggttcccaggctaggggtccaatcagagctgtagctgctggcctgcaccacagccagagcaactcgggatcttagccacgtctgtgacctacaccatagctcacagcaacgccagaaccttaacccactgagcaaggccagggatggaacccgcaacctcatggttcctggtcggatttgtttccgctgcagcacgatgggaactcctaaggacacattattttgttttcagtcttcttatgctgcttctctctctcttttttttttttttttaatttcaatctaTGTTTATTTCTCAGCTTAAACACACAAAAACTGACATGTATTAATGGTTTCCTTATGTTAATGATATTTAGTGGTTAGCAACACtgtctaaaaaagaatatatatgtgtgtacatatgtatgtgtgtgtgtatcttccaAAGTTAAAAAGATAAACACTTAACTAATGTTACACATGCTAAGTTCCCAAATCTGTGCTAAGCACATTTCGTGCTGAATCCTTTAATCCTGGTTTTAATCTCCTGATTTACATCCGCATTTACTGATGGAAGAACCAAGGCGCACTTCAATTAAGAACACGCTCAGACACACACGACTGAGAGACCCGGTGCCAGACAGGAGCCCAAGCGTTCTGTCCAGAGATGGCATCCTTCCTCACTGCGCGTGCCGCTCTGTCCAGGTGGAAGTGCCCTCCTGGGACTCCCTGGGACCAGTTGGGAGTATTGTGTGCAGCGAAGGAGGTGGGCTTAAGCCCTGCCAATGATTGGATGTAAATGGATGTCATCTTTTTAAAGGACGTTCCGTCGCATTGAGTTGGGTACCTTATACACACATGTGATGGCCTGATGAGAATCACAGTGTGTTTGTCAATCCACGGTCTGATTGAGGAAATTTTCTTGGTTGTGATTAAAATATTTGGGTTTTATCATAAATCACCATACTTATTCCAGATTAAGTGGTGATACCCAGAAAGCTAATATTTCCTTATCAGTAGTCTAGATGGCAACCAGCTTGTTGCTTTTTGGCTCATATACACACGTTAGGTAATGAAAAGTAATTAAAGTTCACCCGAGGCATactaattaataaaaacaaaagcttgtGTTTAGTGCTAATGGacgaaaatattttcaaaaatcaccCTAAACAAATAAACTGAGAGCTTCATATTCTTATACATTTGTTTAGCTACTTCATACTGGGTGATATGAGAGGTATAATCGtgaaataatggaatattaaattatattgaaaataCTAAAACTAATTGGTGAATTTTACTAACTGTTTTCCATGTGGCACTCTCTGACACCATTCTGCTTTGGTTTGATTTCCACATAGGTTTgccatagattttcttttttaagtaaaatatccAGCAATTAAATATCGCTGCTTCATAAAGCATAGAAAACCCCAGAAAGAATAGTTGGAGAGTTCACTCGAGTTACCCATCCCTGTGGCCGTGACTTTAAGTATCATGTTATGCAAACTGAGGTTGgtatttacatattttagttttcagaaattttcctttttgggaaAAAGAGACCAATCACTCGGTCACGAATCTGCCTGGTCTTGACGCCATACACCAGGGGGTTGACTGCGGGGGGCACCAGGAGATAGGAACTGGCAAAAATTATATGGACACTTGGGGGCACCTTCTTGCCAATGCGGTGGGTTAGAAAGCTAAACAGTGCAGGCGTGTAGGAGACAAGTATAGTGCAGACGTGGGCAGCACAGGTGCCCAGGGCTTTGGAGCGGGCGTTCTGGGAGGAGAGCCGGAAGACCGCCTGAAGGATTTTGATGTAGGAGGTGGCTATGAGCCCGAGGTCCAACACCATCACTGAAAGGGCCACAGAGATGCCATATGCCCCGTTAACACGCGTGTCAGCGCTGGCCAGTTTCACCACAGCCATGTGCTCACAATAAGCATGATTGATGACGTCTTGGGTGTAACACGGTAGCCTCTTAATGAGGAGAGGACCTGGCAAAACCATAAGGACGGCTCGGGTCACACCAGCCAGACCCATCTTGCTGACCGTCGGTGTCGTCAGGATGGTTGTGTAGCGGAGGGGCATGCAAATAGCCACATAGCGGTCAAAGGCCATGGCGACCAGAAGGGCGGACTCAGCTATGCAGAATGTGTGGATGAAATACATTTGTGCGAGGCACATATCAAAGTCAGTGCAGTGAGCATCCAACCAGAAGATGCCAAGCATCTTGGGGGCTGTGGACGAGGCCAGGGCCACGTCGTTCACGGCCAGCatgcaaaggaagaaatacatcGGCTGGTGGAGGCTCGGCTCGAGTCTGACGGTCACAATGATGCTGCTGTTGCCCAGCAGAGTCAGGGAGAACAGGAGGCAGACGGGGATGCCCATCCAGCAGTGCAAGTCCTGCAAGCCAGGAACACCGACCAGGAAGAAAGATGAGATGCAGTGCCGTGTAGAGTTGTCTGCCATGTCAGAGCTGAGGAGCTCACATGCTCAGATGCCGCATAGCCAGCTGAGTCCCCTCTGGGCAAAACGCAGGATGCCAAGTGCTTCTTCCATGGTCCTATATACAGAGGCTCCAGACACTGTGTGACAGGCTCTCTGACGAGCCAACTCTTCTCTAGAATGTCTGTAACTCAGTGGGCAAATCCCTTCACCACTCTGCACCCCagtctcttcctctgcaattaaCAAGATTGACTTGTTATTTAGAACGTTTCTCCTCCCTCTGCAGTTTTATTGTATTctactctttaatttttatatccacTAAGTAGCTTATACTTTTCCTTATAAAGTTTTTTATCAGTAATCCTTCAATAGCCAAAACCGATTAGTTTACttaaaatgttacattaaaaGCACCCTTTtactcaaaattttttaaattaaaaaattttaaaggtcatggtttaataaaaaaaataaaagttgatgtGAATACACTCTGTAACTTTCCAATCTCTTTCCAGCCCCGGACTTGCCACGACTTCTCTTCAGTGTGTTCCAGAACGTCCAGCTGCTCTGGAATCATACTCCCTGGGGTTGCTTTTCTGTGGCTTCACACCTACTTTACCGTTGACTCAGTTCTACGGTCCCTTTCCTGCCTGACAAACTTCTACTGATCTTCTTAATCTCTGATGAACATTCTCTAATCTCTTCGTTGTCCACCTCGAAGAGTTAATAAGCCCACCTTTGCCATTCCTATATATCCTTTACACACATTGATAAATACAAATGTTACATCTTTGGGTAAGCATTCATTTACTTCCATAAGTACACCACttttatataaaacatgaaataaaaggaCCATTGTTTTGCTCACTTTATACTGCGGAAGCAGCTGACTGTCAGTGATTTAATGTTAACTGAGACAGGCCTGGTCATTTGATAGTGTGAAGACTGCTTTAAATCAGGGCAGCACCTTAGGTTCTCTGTGGGCAGATTGGGAACGTGGTTGCTCTCAGCTTCCTAAATCTCTCTTCATCAGCACGTTCGCTCATCCTCCAGTCTAATCAAAGACAGTGGGTTCTCTCAATTCTCACCCATACGGTGCTTCCTCCTCTAAAGCAGTAGCATGGAGGCTTAGGTTTGCCACCAAAAGACCCCTGTGTGCTGGAGCCTACATGGGAACAGAAGAAATGATTTGGAAACATCGAGAACAGGTTTCTAAGACTGCATTTTCAGTGACAGGCATAacttaaaaatgttctttcttctgtTCATAAGCAAAGCTGCAAATGTATATGTTACCctgcattttgctttctttctggatACCATTGATATCCCACATTTTGCTTCCATTTAAGGAATAAGTCAAAGATATTAGAGGACTGAAGAGCAACAATTTATGTatgccaaatcttttttttttccccttaaactgTTTCCAGGGCTTGagaaaaacatgtattttgtaaaataagtaaTGCTAATTTGTTTTTcccagcaaaacaaaaagatttagaaaaggaTTATGTAACTCATGCCTGTAGCTTCAGCTTCGTCCCACAGGATTCTAGCTCATTCTCCCATCTTATAccaaaccacaacaacaacaaaaaaatgatgaaagaagatGACAGgatgtaaaggaaaataaaaggctgATTTTCCTTAAGTGTACCCTTCCCTTAAATTGGTATAATCTGGAGAGTTCATGAGCCTCACCTCGTGCATTATTTTCCgtctcatttctctttcatacCACCCACTTGaaaccctcctcctcatcctttttCATGTCTAAAACCAAGCAGATCTCAAACCCATATTCAATGAAAACTTTGCCATATGGCTTGGTTTGTATAATTCTACTTGCCTTATTATTGTATTAGTAGGTGACTTTGAAGTGTAGATGGATGAACCTAATTACCATTCATCTTCCCACTTTCCTTCCCCCAATAATAAATTACTCCAGGCTTTACCTTCTCCCACACGAATTTACCATCATCTTTAACTGCGCTCTTCAGAAAACACACTTTCCAAAAGATCGCATCCTGGGTACCACTGCCTGTTCTTTCATGTTCTAATACCCAGCACAGGTTCCTTCTCTCTAGATAACTGCGGTTATTAATTGTCAGCACACTCACATATCttctttcgttttctttttttctcagctttgTTGCAGCTCCCCGACATTGCATCTCCCTGTGATGCTTCTGCACCTGCACTGTTGAATGTTACTGAGGGAAATCAAATGGCTTTGGGGGTCATGTCACTTAAATTGTATCTCAGTTTTCTGAACTCTAAAATGTAGTCAtaagaatgcattttatttttgttttgttgtttgaggATTATATATCTGAATGTACCTAACGTGTTTAGTTGTCCACATAACACACAGTAAGCACCTAATCAGTGTAAGTTGTTATTGTGAGAAACGATATTAAAGAATAGCATTCGACTACGTGGAAATGCTGGCTATGCTACTTACTTTTTAACATCCCAGAAAATCACCTCATCTCTCtttgtcttggtttcctcattagGCTGATGGAAATGATGCGTCCTCATTCACACGGTTTCTATAACAAATGCGAATATTCGTGTAGAGAAAAATAGATCAACGTGAACGAGTTCGCCTTTAGAAAAGTGGCTGAAACAGCAAATACTCAACAGAGGTTAACCACTAATAAGTTCAGTTAACCTGCACTTACCATCTTGTCTTTATTTAAGATTAAATATTGTGGCTTAGAAGCGAAAATGAAGAATTATAAATTACCTGAGAATTCCTCTTCTACTCAAAAGCATCCTTAAATGTGCACTCACCTTCACCATTTCCAtccaaagacaggaaagaaggaaccCTCCCAGCTCCAAGTTTAATATCCAGTCGTGGTTACTCTAAACCAGTCATCTGTTTTTAGACAGATTCACCATGTCAACAACCACAGTTGTTCTGTTCAATTGAAACTTCCCCCTAATCACTGCGTCCCATCTCCTAGTTAATTGCACTGAGTTTAAGATAAACTCACTAACCTTTTGCTGCTCTTCTTTCATCTCAGCCCATATCTCACATATTTCTGAAAAGCAAATTGAAAATTCCCTATCCCCTAGGTTAATTTATCTCCGTTACAGAGAAGTAAAACTCTTTTGCCAAGTAGGTAAGTGATTGCCTACAAACTGAGGAGACTCTCTCTGTGCTTCTGAATCATCTGTCCCAGTTATTCTCACATTTAGCTCCTTCGTGAGACTGACAGCATCATAAAAAGGAAGAGGTGGAAATCTAATAAACTCTCTCGCCATGTTCTGAGTGAAAACTGGAGGTTTTCGTGTATCCTCTAAGTGTTTCACAGGCTTGTATCCTGCAGCTCAAGCTTCTGACTCTCCAGAGATGGCCAGCATCTCTGTAATaatttcctactcttttttttttttaatgctttcttagGCTATGTTTGTTCAATATTATGACTACTCTGAGTTACACAAGCAGAAATAGCTCTGCCTTCTGTTAAAGGAACTTTGATTCTTGCTTTAAGAAGAAAGATAGTGCATCAGTACTTTTTTAACGTTTAGAATATTTCCTTCTATTCTCTCGTACAAAATCACCTTACTCAAACCCTACTAATGTCTCTTATAAACATAGATATATATTCTCTGTCTCAAAAATTTCCCACTTGACTTCCACCTGCCTGGTCTGAAATAATACCTCACATAATAATATGAATTGTTGCTCCCTGCAAATCCTCAAATGATAGTTTTCCGTTCCTGTCCAGACAAAGCCACTTGCCGGGGGATGGTTAAAATATATGGCAGTGGTGGCTTTGGGGACATCATGGCCTCTGCGTACAAGTCAGTAGCTATGAAATATGATGCCCAGGAGTCTCATCAGGGTTTGGAAGGTCCAGAAGTCCCCTGATTATACACGTAGGAGACACAGAAATGGAGGGAAAACAAAAGTGGGCCCGGACTTTGCAGACCTATTATCACAGGGGCAGACCTGTAATGCTGTGATTCCCCAGAGCTTATGTGTGGCCAAAGCTCAcatatttctctttggaaaatacagtctctAGAGACAGACCCCTGGTTCCCAGTGTTACTGGACTGTTAAGCAAATGTTTAGCTCATAGAAAAGGCTGTAAGAAGACCAAGAAGTGCAAATGAGTTTTGTGTAAACATATGGTCTGAAAATTAATATCGGGCTTAGGACGTAATAAGGCCACCACGATCTGAAAGTTCAGGCAGTTTCAAGAGCTCCATTGTGTGGTTCTTCTGCCCTTGTGCCATTTTATGGAGACCCAATTTCCCGAGGTCTAATTTTCCTCACCGTGTACCCACCGGCGCACACGTATTCGCTAGCTCAGGGGTATTCTACCCTCTGTTCTCCTATCAGCGGCTCATGAGTTGTACTTActctatttctggattttaagTTTCTGATATTTTTCGGGTCTAACATGGTAATGAAATGGTACTTCCTTCCTTCATGT from the Sus scrofa isolate TJ Tabasco breed Duroc chromosome 9, Sscrofa11.1, whole genome shotgun sequence genome contains:
- the LOC100517957 gene encoding putative olfactory receptor 52P1; this encodes MADNSTRHCISSFFLVGVPGLQDLHCWMGIPVCLLFSLTLLGNSSIIVTVRLEPSLHQPMYFFLCMLAVNDVALASSTAPKMLGIFWLDAHCTDFDMCLAQMYFIHTFCIAESALLVAMAFDRYVAICMPLRYTTILTTPTVSKMGLAGVTRAVLMVLPGPLLIKRLPCYTQDVINHAYCEHMAVVKLASADTRVNGAYGISVALSVMVLDLGLIATSYIKILQAVFRLSSQNARSKALGTCAAHVCTILVSYTPALFSFLTHRIGKKVPPSVHIIFASSYLLVPPAVNPLVYGVKTRQIRDRVIGLFFPKRKISEN